The Nisaea sp. DNA segment CGGCGCAAGCCCGAGCGGGACGACACCATGAAAGCGCCGGAATTCTGGCATCGCGCAGGCCTGCTTTCGGCACTTCTGACACCCGTCTCCTGGCTCTACCAGATCGGGGCCTCCTTCCGCCTCGCGGTGACAAACACTTACACGGCCTCCGTCCCCGTGTTCTGCGTCGGCAACCTCGTTGCTGGCGGCGCCGGGAAAACGCCTGTTGCTCTGGCGCTCGGCCGGGCCCTGATCCGGCGCGGCCTGAAGGTCGCCTTTCTCAGCCGGGGCTATGGCGGCAACAAGACTGGTCCGCTGCAGGTTCTGCCGGACCGGCACACCGCCCGCGACGTTGGCGACGAGCCGCTCTTGCTCGCCGAGGCGGCACCGACATGGATCGCCCGCGACCGGGCGGCCGGTGCCCGGATGGCGGCGGAAGCTGGCGCGGACATCATCCTGCTTGATGACGGCTTCCAGAACCCGGCCCTTGCCAAGACAATGTCCGTGCTGGTGGTGGATGGCGGCTACGGCTTTGGAAACGGTCATGTGATTCCGTCCGGGCCGTTGCGTGAGCCGGTATCTCATGGGCTGGCCCGGGCCGATGCCGTCATGCTGCTGGGAGACGATCCCGGCGGTCTGGAAGACGTGCTCAGTGAAACGCTCCCGGTTTTTCGCGGCCATCTGACCCCAACCCGCGCAAGCGCTGGATTGCGGGGTGAACGGGCCATCGCTTTCGCCGGCATCGGGCGCCCTAAAAAATTCTTTGATACGCTGCGGGCGCTCGGTGTCGAACTGATCGAAACCCGGTCCTTCGGCGATCATGAACCCTACCGCGGGGAAGATCTGATCGACCTGATCGCCAAGGCCGAGCAGGAAGACGCCCTGCTGCTGACCACATCCAAGGATCATGTCCGGTTGCCGGAAGAGCTGCGGCTAATGATCCGGCGTGTTGATGTGGAGCTTGTCTGGGAAGACCCGGCCGGCATCGAGACCTTGCTGGACAGGATCGTCGCACCCGGCGACTAGTTCTTTCGCCGCCTAGTTTTTCGGGGGCAGGGGCGGCACCAGAACGGCCGCGTCGACCCGGACATCGAACCAGTTGATCCGCCAGTCCAGATGCGGCCCGGTCGCCCGGCCGGTCGCTCCGATGGTGCCGATTTGCGCACCGCGTTTCACTTCCTCGCCGACTTTCGCCGTCACCGTCTGCATATGCAGGAAGGCCGAGCTGAGCCCGTGCCCGTGATCGATGATCACCGTGCCGCCGGTATAATAGAGATCCTGCTCCGCCAGTCGGACGATCCCTCCCGCAGGCGCGATCACAGGAGAGCCCACCGGCCCCGCGACATCGACGCCGAAATGCGGCCGTTTCGGAATGCCGTTCAGGACCCGCTGGCTGCCATAGACTCCGGAAATCCGGCCTTTCGCGGGCCAAATGAAACCTTCGGCGAAATAGGGACGGTCGGTGTCGATTTTCCGAACCTTGCCGATCTTCGCATTCTCCCGACGGATACGGGCGAGCACTTCCGGCTTCGGCTCGACATATTTCTGCGGCAGCCCTTCAATCCGTTGGATATTGTAGGTCCGCTTGGCGATCTTCAGCGCCTTGCGCTCCTCCAATCCGTCCGGCGCCTTGGCGACCAGCATGGCATCAGGCTCCGCATCGCGGCCAAAGCCGAGCACGAACACCCCGTCCGCGCTGACCCGCACGGGACGGCCATCGAGCGTCAGTTTAACGTCCGGATCGGTGCGGCCCATGATGATCCCGCCCTGGGTAAAGGCGCCATTCATCTCCAGCGTCACGGCATCGGCAGGGCGCGCCAGCAGCACCAGAAGGACGGCGAGCAAAAAACGAATCACAACAGGCTCCCCTGCGCCGGATCGGGTTTCTTTGGTTTTGACTTGGGCGCGGGCTTCACCTCCGCCGTGCTTTCGGGCGCTTTCTCCGCCGGTTTGCTGGCGCTTGCGACAGGTGCAGCAGCAACGCCGCCGATCACTGCATCGCGGGCGCCATCGCCGAAATGGATGGAAACCCCATCACCTTCCGACAGCGCCTCCGCACGTGTGACCGGCGACCCGTCCGCATCCCGGACCAGCGCGAAACCGCGCTTCAGGGTCTGCTCGTAGGAATTGCTTTCCAGCAGGCGTCCCGCCGCATCCAGCCGTTTTCCCTGCAGGTCGACAACCCGCGCAAAGGCCTGTTCAAACTGGCTTCCGAGCCGGCCAAGATCACGTTCAGCACGCACCATCCGTTCGGCGATCGGTTCAAGCCGCAAGCGCCCGGCGACTGCACCAAGCCTGCTGACCGCGACCTCTCCGACCCTGCGGATCGAGGATGCCCAGCGCTGCTCCGCCACCTTGAAGCGGCTTTCCATCCTGTTCAGCTCGGCCTGCGGGTCCGGGATTTTCGAGGCCAGATCGCGCATCCGGTCATTCGCCCGGGAAAGCCTGCGTTCCGCCGCTGCGCCCGCCGCCTGCCAACGGTAATCGACGGTCTGCGCCTTCGCCTCGATGATCGAACGCGGATCGCCGAGACCGCGCGCAAGGCCGGAGAGACGGGTTTCCGATTCGGCGAACTTGCGGCGCAGGCCATTGAACAGCCGCGTCCCGTCCTGCATCAGAGTCGCCAGCAGATCGGCCCGCACCGGCACCGCAATCTCGGCGGCGGCAGTCGGGGTTGGCGCCCGGCGATCGGAGGCATAATCGATCAGGGTCGTATCGGTCTCGTGCCCAACGGCGGAGATCAGCGGGATCTCGCTGGCAGCGGCGGCACGAACCACAATTTCCTCATTGAAGGCCCAGAGGTCTTCCAGGCTGCCGCCACCACGGGCGACAATCAGCAGGTCCGGGCGCGGCACGGCACCATCCGGCGCCATCCGGTTAAAGCCCTCGATAGCGGCGGCGACCTGATCCTTCGCCGCTTCGCCCTGGACCAGCACCGGCCAGACCAGCACATGACACGGGAACCGGTCGGACAGCCGGTGCAGGATATCCCGGATCACAGCGCCGGTCGGCGAGGTGACCACGCCGATGACCTTCGGCAGAAACGGCAGCGGACGCTTGCGGGCGGCATCGAACAGGCCTTCGGCGGCCAGCTTCTTGCGCCGGTCTTCCAGCAGCTTCAGCAGCGCACCTTCGCCCGCCAGCTCCATCTGCTCGATCACCATCTGGTATTTCGAACGACCGGGGAAGGTGGTGAGCTTGCCGGTACAGATCACCTCCATGCCTTCTTCCGGCTGGATCGAAAGCCGCTGCGCCGCGCCGCGCCAGCAGATCGCGTCGAGAACCGACTTCTCGTCCTTCAGGGTGAGATAAAGGTGGCCCGATCCAGCCCGCGTCGGCCGGGAAATCTCCCCCCGGACACGAACATGCTCGAACGCCCCCTCGACGGTCCGTTTGACCTGATGAGAGATCTCGCTGACGGAGAATTCGGGAATATTGCCGAGCGGCGGCGCGCTGTCGTCTTGCATGAGGAGAATTTATGCTACAAGGCCGCCGAGTGAAAGCACGGGAACAGAAAAATGAAGATATTGGTCGTCGGATCGGGTGCGCGGGAACATGCCTTGTGCTGGGCCATTTCGGCCTCTCCCCTTTGCGATCACCTTTATTGCGCCCCGGGCAATGCCGGGATCGCAAATGTCGCCGAATGCATCGCGGTAAAAGCCGAGGATGTCGACAGGATTGTTGCCTTCGCCAAGGAAAACGCCATCGACTTCGTCGTGGTCGGCCCGGAAGCGCCACTGGTGGCCGGTCTGGTCGACAAGCTGGACGAAGCCGGAATCAAGGCCTTCGGGCCGAGCGCCGCCGCGGCCCAGCTCGAAGGCTCCAAGGCTTTCACCAAAGGCATCTGCGACCGGCACAATATCCCGACGGCCGCCTACGCCCGCTTCACCGATCTGGAAGCCGCGAAGGACTATGTCACGAAAATGGGCGCTCCCATCGTCGTCAAGGCTGACGGGCTTGCAGCAGGCAAGGGCGTGACCGTTGCCCAGACGGTCAACGACGCGATCTCCGCGCTTGAAGACGCCCTGTCTGGCGGCGCTTTCGGTGCGGCCGGCGAAGAGGTTGTGATCGAGGAATGCCTGATCGGCGAGGAAGCCAGCTTCTTCGCGCTCTGCGATGGCAAGACCGCGTTGCCTCTGGCCACCGCCCAGGACCACAAGGCTGTCGGCGACGGCGATACCGGCCCGAACACGGGCGGGATGGGTGCCTACTCGCCGGCCCCGGTGATGGACGACGCCATGGTCCAACGGGTAATGAAAGAGATCGTTCAGCCAACAGTCGACGGCATGGCAGCCGAAGGCATGCCGTTCAAGGGCGTGCTGTTCGCCGGTCTGATGATCACCAAGGACGGCCCCAAGCTGATCGAGCACAATGTCCGCTTCGGCGATCCCGAATGCGAAGCGCTGATGATGCGGTTGATGAGCGACATCCTGCCGGCACTGATCGCCTCCGCGGACGGCCAGCTCGACCAGATTACCCTGCGCTGGCGCCCGGAGAGCGCGCTGTGCGTCGTGCTCGCTTCGAAGGGCTATCCCAATTCCTACGAGAAGGGCACGCTGATCGCCGAACTCGCGCCGGACAGCGACACCGTGACCACCTTCCATGCCGGCACCGCGCGCACGGACAAGGGCGTGTTGCTTGCGACGGGAGGGCGGGTTCTTGTTGTTACCGCGCTGGGCGAGAGCGTTACCGCCGCCCAGATCCGGGCTTACGAAACGGTAAAAGCCATCAAATGGTCCAATGGTTTTCACCGCAATGATATCGGTTGGCGCGCCGTCGCACGAGAGTCTGCCAATCCAACTAAGTAAAATTTTCTATAAAACAGAATGAATTCTTAGACTTCATTCATTTAACATTCACACACAAAAGGATTTAAAAACGCTCGGAATGAAATAGAAAGCGCAGTAACATCCGCGCCTTAAGTTTCTAGGACGAGTTTTTGTGTTTGATATGAACTCAGCAGTTGCAACGCCTGCCGCCGACGTGGAGACTGTTGAAACATTCCCCCCGTTGGAAGATGTCCTTAATGGGGTGAGCCACGCGTTCCAGCCAATCGTCCATCTCGACACCGGCCTCACTCACGGGTTCGAAGCATTGCTGCGCGGCACGGACACGCTTGGTTTTGAAAGCATTGCCCAGCTGTTCGATCAGGCCGCCGAGAACGGTGTTGTGGAACAGCTTGAGTCACGATTGCTGACCAAGGCCCTGAACGATTTCGCAAACCTTTCCTGCGCCGA contains these protein-coding regions:
- the lpxK gene encoding tetraacyldisaccharide 4'-kinase; translated protein: MKAPEFWHRAGLLSALLTPVSWLYQIGASFRLAVTNTYTASVPVFCVGNLVAGGAGKTPVALALGRALIRRGLKVAFLSRGYGGNKTGPLQVLPDRHTARDVGDEPLLLAEAAPTWIARDRAAGARMAAEAGADIILLDDGFQNPALAKTMSVLVVDGGYGFGNGHVIPSGPLREPVSHGLARADAVMLLGDDPGGLEDVLSETLPVFRGHLTPTRASAGLRGERAIAFAGIGRPKKFFDTLRALGVELIETRSFGDHEPYRGEDLIDLIAKAEQEDALLLTTSKDHVRLPEELRLMIRRVDVELVWEDPAGIETLLDRIVAPGD
- a CDS encoding M23 family metallopeptidase, with protein sequence MIRFLLAVLLVLLARPADAVTLEMNGAFTQGGIIMGRTDPDVKLTLDGRPVRVSADGVFVLGFGRDAEPDAMLVAKAPDGLEERKALKIAKRTYNIQRIEGLPQKYVEPKPEVLARIRRENAKIGKVRKIDTDRPYFAEGFIWPAKGRISGVYGSQRVLNGIPKRPHFGVDVAGPVGSPVIAPAGGIVRLAEQDLYYTGGTVIIDHGHGLSSAFLHMQTVTAKVGEEVKRGAQIGTIGATGRATGPHLDWRINWFDVRVDAAVLVPPLPPKN
- the xseA gene encoding exodeoxyribonuclease VII large subunit, with the protein product MQDDSAPPLGNIPEFSVSEISHQVKRTVEGAFEHVRVRGEISRPTRAGSGHLYLTLKDEKSVLDAICWRGAAQRLSIQPEEGMEVICTGKLTTFPGRSKYQMVIEQMELAGEGALLKLLEDRRKKLAAEGLFDAARKRPLPFLPKVIGVVTSPTGAVIRDILHRLSDRFPCHVLVWPVLVQGEAAKDQVAAAIEGFNRMAPDGAVPRPDLLIVARGGGSLEDLWAFNEEIVVRAAAASEIPLISAVGHETDTTLIDYASDRRAPTPTAAAEIAVPVRADLLATLMQDGTRLFNGLRRKFAESETRLSGLARGLGDPRSIIEAKAQTVDYRWQAAGAAAERRLSRANDRMRDLASKIPDPQAELNRMESRFKVAEQRWASSIRRVGEVAVSRLGAVAGRLRLEPIAERMVRAERDLGRLGSQFEQAFARVVDLQGKRLDAAGRLLESNSYEQTLKRGFALVRDADGSPVTRAEALSEGDGVSIHFGDGARDAVIGGVAAAPVASASKPAEKAPESTAEVKPAPKSKPKKPDPAQGSLL
- the purD gene encoding phosphoribosylamine--glycine ligase, whose protein sequence is MKILVVGSGAREHALCWAISASPLCDHLYCAPGNAGIANVAECIAVKAEDVDRIVAFAKENAIDFVVVGPEAPLVAGLVDKLDEAGIKAFGPSAAAAQLEGSKAFTKGICDRHNIPTAAYARFTDLEAAKDYVTKMGAPIVVKADGLAAGKGVTVAQTVNDAISALEDALSGGAFGAAGEEVVIEECLIGEEASFFALCDGKTALPLATAQDHKAVGDGDTGPNTGGMGAYSPAPVMDDAMVQRVMKEIVQPTVDGMAAEGMPFKGVLFAGLMITKDGPKLIEHNVRFGDPECEALMMRLMSDILPALIASADGQLDQITLRWRPESALCVVLASKGYPNSYEKGTLIAELAPDSDTVTTFHAGTARTDKGVLLATGGRVLVVTALGESVTAAQIRAYETVKAIKWSNGFHRNDIGWRAVARESANPTK